In Caviibacter abscessus, one genomic interval encodes:
- a CDS encoding YhjD/YihY/BrkB family envelope integrity protein, translating into MFMVIYYFIPNTNVSFKSSFISSLLVVLSLWILSMFYQLLQSSISKYNTIYGSLAFVPLFLIWVKYIWIIILKSL; encoded by the coding sequence ATTTTTATGGTCATATACTATTTTATACCTAATACTAATGTAAGTTTTAAATCAAGTTTTATTTCTTCTTTACTTGTTGTATTATCACTTTGGATTTTAAGTATGTTTTATCAATTACTTCAAAGTTCTATTTCTAAATATAATACGATATATGGAAGTTTAGCGTTTGTCCCACTTTTTTTAATATGGGTAAAATATATATGGATAATAATTTTAAAATCTCTA